Part of the Corynebacterium efficiens YS-314 genome is shown below.
CGACACCAACCCCGCACTCACCGCCAACCAGCAGTGGGCCCGCGCCGCCATCAAGCGCAGCGCCGGCGAGGGGTGGCTGGAACAGCAGACCGCACCGCTGTCCGTGGAGGAAGAGGATATCGACGCCCTCATCGAGGGAACCCGCGCCGCAGCCGCCGAGTGGGCCGCACTCCCGCCTATGGAGCGTGCCCGGATCCTCTACCGCACCGCCGACATCCTCGCCGCCCGCCGCGGACACCTGGTCTCCATCGCGGCCGCCGAGGTGGGCAAGGTGGTCGAGCAGACCGACCCGGAAATCTCCGAGGCCATCGACTTCGCCCGCTACTACGCCCACCGCGCCCTGGAACTGGAGCAGGTGGACAACGCCGACTTCACCCCCGACCGGGTTGCGGTGATCACCCCGCCGTGGAATTTCCCCATCGCCATCCCCGCCGGATCCACCTTCGCTGCGCTCGCCGCGGGCGCGGGTGTCATCCATAAGCCATCCAAACCCAGTCAGCACTGTTCCGCGGCCGTGGTGGAGGCCCTGTGGGAGGCGGGTGTGCCCAGGCGGGTGCTGCACTGCGTGTACCCCGCGAACAGGGAAGCGGGCCGCAGGTTGGTCAGCCACCCGGAGGTGGACCGGGTGATCCTCACCGGGTCGTCGGAAACCGCCGCGATGTTCGCGTCCTGGCGCCCTGACCTGCAGATCAACGCGGAGACCTCCGGTAAGAACGCCATGGTGATCACCCCTGCGGCGGACCGTGACCTGGCGGTCGCCGACCTGGTGCACAGTGCCTTCGGGCACGCCGGCCAGAAATGTTCGGCGGCCTCACTCGGCATTCTGGTGGGCACCATGTACACCTCGGAGCGCTTCCGCAGCCAGCTTGTCGACGCCGCCTCCTCCCTCGTCGTGGACTGGCCGACCAACATGTCCGCCACCGTCGGACCCCTGACCGAACAACCCAGCGACAAACTCCAGCATGCCCTGACCCAGCTGGAACCGGGGGAGCGGTGGCTGTTGGAACCCAAACCCCTCGATGACACCGGCCGCTTATGGAGGCCCGGTATCAAGGAGGGGGTGCAGCCGGGATCCTTCTTCCACCTCACCGAGGTCTTCGGACCGGTGCTGGGTCTGATGAAGGCCGATGACCTCGAGCAGGCCATCGAGTACCAGAACGCTGTGGAATTCGGCCTGACCGGTGGTATCCAGAGCCTGGACATCGATGAGGTTCGCACCTGGGTCGATGCCGTTGAGGTGGGCAATGTCTACGTCAACCGCGGGATCACCGGCGCGATCGTGGAACGTCAGTCCTTCGGCGGTTGGAAGAAATCCTCGGTGGGTCTGGGATCCAAGGCCGGCGGCCCGAACTACGTCATGCTCATGGGGCGGTGGTCGGACAAGCCCGCCAAGGACGCACCGGTGAAGTCCTCGCCGCTGATCAACAAGTGGACGCACACCCTCTCACCCGATGACATCACCTGGTTGGAGCAGGCCAACGCCAGCGATGCACTGGCATGGACCTCCGAGTTCGGTACCCCGCGGGATCCTTCCGGGCTGGAGGCGGAGGCCAATATCTTCCGCTACCGCCCGGCGAAGGTGGTGCTGCGCATCGCCGATGACGCCGAGCCCCGCGAGGTGGCGCGCGCGGTCCTTGCGGCCCGCCGGGCGGGCGCGCAGCTGACAGCCATGGTCGGACCCGGGGTCGGCGGTGGGGTACGCGAGGTGCTGGCCGATGCGTCGACAAGCGTGGAGACCATCGACGATGCCGTCTTCATCACCCGTCTCCTGCGCGGTGACTACGACGACGGCACCGGCGCGCGCGTGCGCGTCATCGGCACCGTGACACCCTTCCAGCGCGAGCGGCTGGCGGTGCGGCCCGAGGTGGCGATTCTCGACGAGCCCGTCACCTCCTCC
Proteins encoded:
- a CDS encoding proline dehydrogenase family protein, which encodes MKLPIELATLTDRAVVKVRDWLEYAQQESVPNPTAERLAAILQDPNGLEFTVGFVDRVVRTEDIHAAARALNDLGSIAPSTMSFIDRAQIQAGSLVGRALPHVVVPAARARIRQMVGHMIVDARDKPFGRAVAELQGDGNRLNINLLGEAVLGEKEALKHLEDARRLLGRMDVDYVSIKVSSVASQISLWGFDETVEAVVKRLTPLYKEAAAATGTPGGTKFINLDMEEYGDLRLTIEVFKRLMSLPGVENLEAGIVLQAYLPDALASLQELAEFGAHRVDNGGAPIKIRLVKGANLPMEHVHAEIAGWPVATMPSKQATDANYKRVLWWALRRENMTGLRLGVAGHNLFDIAFAHLLSIERGVAEKVEFEMLQGMASDQARAASRDVGQLLLYVPAVRPQEFDAAISYLVRRLEENSASENFMSVIFDLEADNPAFRREESRFRASIEDLAGLIDAPVPGPNDTQDRGAQEAETLEAAGERARELEAARAPDQLPPFANEPDTNPALTANQQWARAAIKRSAGEGWLEQQTAPLSVEEEDIDALIEGTRAAAAEWAALPPMERARILYRTADILAARRGHLVSIAAAEVGKVVEQTDPEISEAIDFARYYAHRALELEQVDNADFTPDRVAVITPPWNFPIAIPAGSTFAALAAGAGVIHKPSKPSQHCSAAVVEALWEAGVPRRVLHCVYPANREAGRRLVSHPEVDRVILTGSSETAAMFASWRPDLQINAETSGKNAMVITPAADRDLAVADLVHSAFGHAGQKCSAASLGILVGTMYTSERFRSQLVDAASSLVVDWPTNMSATVGPLTEQPSDKLQHALTQLEPGERWLLEPKPLDDTGRLWRPGIKEGVQPGSFFHLTEVFGPVLGLMKADDLEQAIEYQNAVEFGLTGGIQSLDIDEVRTWVDAVEVGNVYVNRGITGAIVERQSFGGWKKSSVGLGSKAGGPNYVMLMGRWSDKPAKDAPVKSSPLINKWTHTLSPDDITWLEQANASDALAWTSEFGTPRDPSGLEAEANIFRYRPAKVVLRIADDAEPREVARAVLAARRAGAQLTAMVGPGVGGGVREVLADASTSVETIDDAVFITRLLRGDYDDGTGARVRVIGTVTPFQRERLAVRPEVAILDEPVTSSGRVELRYWLKEQAVSMTLHRFGNRSEAFHKLAADLKRPL